GGTGGCGCATTGTCTTGCTGATTAAATTGGTTGTATGGGTAATTTCATGAACCTTTGGCCTTGCACATGCTTTTGGTACTTATTCTGGCACATGATCTCATTCCCGACCCCCTTTTGCATTTCTAATTCATGTATAGATAGATCCACAAAGGACATTGACGGTATCCCAAAGTGACATGATCTAGGATGGGAACTTGGAGTCTTCCAATTTCCAAGATGAGGTTGAGATCTGATACATGATCCACGTATCTCAGACCTATCTGTTCATTACCTAAGATGAAGGCCTAAACCAACCTAGATCttcagttgaataaatttggatATTTCCCCTTTTTAATTGGATCCATGCCATGCTAGATCTAAAAGGGTAATTATCCAATTATGGTCCTAGCAATTCAGGGTCCTGGAAGAGGCAAACTGGTGTTAGATCTaacctccttttttttgtggggggagggggggtaCGACGTGGCTGCTCCAGGATTCGAACTTGTGCCATTGTGCTTGTCAGTCCAAGCCTTTTACTATGGCACCAAGTAATGGCCTCTCAGGTCATGTTGGATCTCCACTCTAAAAACCTACTGGAACCTAATATAGAGCTTTTTGCCAATAGCAATGTGGATTGGGAAGGAACGAAGTtcaaagaggaagaagggggatAAGCAACAAAAAGGGATTCCATTGTCTTAAAAGAGTATTTTTTAGTATTCATGGTGAAATTCTTCTGAAGAACTAGAGATGTGGCTATAATAGTTGCAGAAGATGATCTGATTTTATGGAGGTATTAAAGACTTATCTTGTAGAATCCTACCCATTGTACTTTGATCTTGAGTTCCTTCAGGAGATTTTGCTTGCATGATTGAGGGTAAGACATGCAATGCCTCCAGTTCAGTTAAAGGGAAGGAGCTACTTTGCTGATTAATATATGTTGCAATGGCATGGTTGGATAGCTTCAAGCTTCTTCAAACAAGTTATTGGAGATGGAAAGGGAAACAGTTGGGCAAAGGGCACCATGTAGCTGGAAAAAACTTCTCTGGTGTTGTATCAGTTTCCGTCAGCTATCAACTGTGgtttccccttttctttctATATCTCCTTTATATAATATCTTGCTGTTGCATATAGAAATCAAGTCCAACTTGTAATATAAAGTTGCTGAAGTTCTAATCTCTATTTGTCTGTACTATGAAAAGTGTTGTACAATAGATCCAAGTAACATAAATGGCTTCACTCTTTGTTCATTAGCTCTAGACAAAAAATTCAAACTTTATTATGCTTTTTCTTAGATCTTGAATTTGTCTTCACTTGTTTATTcacttattttattttggtgcaGGTGACAAGACCACTATCTTTCCCTTGTTTTGGAGTTCTGAAGAAGGAGAAGCATGTACTTCTCCCTTCAGTTGCAGATATTGTAATTGAACAAGGTAAGGGAAGATCAAGAAATTGAAATGCATTGCATGAATATGCTATATGCGTAACATGTAGACATCTTTTTGTAATTTTCTGGCACCGGCTAAACTATCTTAGTTTTCATTCAGTGTTCCATAAAATCATTAGTTAGGATTGGTCCAACCCCACATAAAGGTATAGAGCAGTAAATTAATATGAAAAAGGAACATATTTTGATTTCAAGAAGGTTTTTGAGAGTTATTGTTGGATTGCAACTCTTCATAAAGGCACCAGCCTTGTGTATTTAAAACAAGAATAGAAAGAAAAGATGATATTGGGAGGCCAATGGAAAAAATTTTCCATCTGGCAAGTGAGAAGGTCATTTCTCAAAAATTTCTTAAGGTGTGCCGACATCTTTTCTGCTGCTAAGTAGTGCAATCAGGTCTCCTACATCTTGTAATATCATTTGTCTAAAGTTGTTTACCATGCATTTTGCATGTTTCTGTAAGCGCATTTTCCAGCTGCTTAACCTGTTGGCTGAAGCATGAATGCCCTGCTTTCCTACGGGAAGTGGGTGGGTGCTATTCTTTATGAGTGTGGAGTTGATTaacaaaaaaaggggaaaaaagactGATAGTTCTCGATTTTTACGTTTGGACTGTCTTCAACAACATGTTTCCAGCTTCTAGATGCAACAGTTGTTATTTACATCTCTCTCAGGCAAGCAACTTTGGTTTGAAATacaaatttgaaatcctaattaaGCAGTGTAAAATAGGTCTTTTCAGTTAAGTCATGGATTTGGATTATACACCTTTTTGGGCCTAGCACTGAGACTGCTATGATTCAACAATCAGTAGTGTCCTGGACTCTACCACCGGTGTCCAAATGGGATTGAGGTAACATCAAAACAGCCCTTTGTTACATCGTTCCCGTAGAGTGCATATAGGACCATCAAGACCTTGCCTTCAAGGACACACATCGGCTAGTTGTACTCCATCTATTGCTCTTGTTTGGCCCTTTTTGCCTTTTATAGAGAATATTTACTCTCAATGAACAATTATTCTTCAGGAATATTAAATTGTTAATTTTCCCCTTTCCACtttgctagttttttttttctaactttGGTTGGTATTAGGagcatttttcttgttttttgtgTGAGAGATGCATGATAAACTACCCTGCTAACTTGTGAAAGTTTGAAACTATTACATTATCATATCATCAGCACATAATGGTTTCTTTAACCTTTTGAATGTTTAAGGTTTTTGTCTGCATGGAATACATCTTAAATGCCCCACAATTAGCATGTAGTGGTGCTCAATACGCCAAGTGGTTATTTAAGGCTGATTCATGCTGTGCGCAGTTGTGTTGTAGAAATAAAGATGAATTCATTTTACTGTGGATCAAAGAAACCAAAATGGTTTATACAAAACCGTTTTTTAATGAGAATCAAAGTTTTGATTCGAACATTTACAATGAGGGCTGAATCATCACCGTGATACTTGTCAACACACTGTTTTTTGTTACCAGGATATCTGCAGTCCTTTTTTGGGATATACTCTGTCAGAATTGAGAATGCAAGAGTAAGAAGGCCTGCAAGTGATGATGTTCAGATCCAAGGAATTGCTCATCCAAGGGCTTTCCGGAAGGTATTCCTTACTACATTTTTTTGCCTTTTGCCAGAATGTCATAGTTTTGATAACTCTACCCGTGCTTTGCACAGGCTGTtttaacacatatttcaaatatGAGGAGTGAAGGCTTCAGTCAGCAGGCTTCTGTAAATGATGATCCCCAATCTTTGGTTTCTGGTCCTCAACCTGGTACTTgggtatgccaaatttttctttcatgcttACATCCCTTCACTATATATTTTACTTTTAAATCAATTTGTTGTGCAATAAAATATGTTACTATTGTTCCAAGCTTATCAATAAAATCAGCACTGAGCTTACATTGGCTAGCTGAACTTTTAGTATTAAGTCCTGCAATTACAAATTTATCACACTGATAATCTAAATGGCTGACTTTCAGTCATACCAAtgggtttttaaaaaaaatccatgcTTGTCAACTTGGGAGCTCAGAAACCATTTTCTCAATTGAGCTTAATATTTGTCTCAATTTCTTCTTTGTAAAGTTCCAGCTGTTCACATGTCGTTATTGTGAAGAGTGTAAACATTTTTTGTATTACTCCCATCACTGGCAGCTGATGTCATCTTTTGGTCATGACTTCTTAGAAAATTTAACATTGTTTTGTAACACTTCAAAACCTAAAATGTATCATGATATGTCGATTGCTTCATTGGAAGAGATTTTCTTGTAAACCATGAATTTGCTTGCTAATTTTAtcacagtcttaagtactttaTATAAAAGGCTTAATTCTGTTGAATTGTCCGATGTTTAGAttgcagatatatatatattgcagaAATGTTATGAGTTTGTGAAagttcaaattttatttttttattccatAATCACTGCTAGTTCCTGTCAGTGTCGGCCACCAAATGTTTTTAGCAAAGTTACTTTTTTAATATTACAAAGACTTTCAAATTTACAACAAAAATGCTTGTTTGCTAATTCATGCCATGTAAGTCGAACGAAGCTCCAAATTTCATTTTGTATGCCAACATGTTAAGTCTCATCATAATTGTCTTCGATTGCAAGCTCACTTGTACTCTATTTTCCTTGCCTTTACCTGCAGATGTCACCGTATGGAGATATGATATTGCATAAACTTGAGGAGGTTGAAA
The Phoenix dactylifera cultivar Barhee BC4 chromosome 3, palm_55x_up_171113_PBpolish2nd_filt_p, whole genome shotgun sequence DNA segment above includes these coding regions:
- the LOC103704165 gene encoding uncharacterized protein LOC103704165 isoform X1 yields the protein MGSPEEAIEINILERRLLAGSTSNEYSDADDDTILYSASFEEMEDNYVKYQTAQWILYSLLLMLAWGIGVFMLLYLPIRRRILRKDFQSRKLYVTTNAIIYKVTRPLSFPCFGVLKKEKHVLLPSVADIVIEQGYLQSFFGIYSVRIENARVRRPASDDVQIQGIAHPRAFRKAVLTHISNMRSEGFSQQASVNDDPQSLVSGPQPGTWMSPYGDMILHKLEEVESSIKKVHAWIEKQARKAEPVV
- the LOC103704165 gene encoding uncharacterized protein LOC103704165 isoform X2, which encodes MGSPEEAIEINILERRLLAGSTSNEYSDADDDTILYSASFEEMEDNYVKYQTAQWILYSLLLMLAWGIGVFMLLYLPIRRRILRKDFQSRKLYVTTNAIIYKVTRPLSFPCFGVLKKEKHVLLPSVADIVIEQGYLQSFFGIYSVRIENARVRRPASDDVQIQGIAHPRAFRKAVLTHISNMRSEGFSQQASVNDDPQSLVSGPQPGTWMSPYGDMILHKLEEVESSIKVHAWIEKQARKAEPVV